One Candidatus Methylomirabilota bacterium DNA segment encodes these proteins:
- a CDS encoding multidrug effflux MFS transporter yields the protein MTWVRVEVLLTAVVGLGALSIDMFLPSLPAIATAFAAPPATVQLTVTLFLMAFAASQLVYGPLSDRFGRRWVLIAGLALYAAAGLACALASSIGVLIGARVLQALGGGAGPVVARAVIRDLHGPERAARVFSYMAMVQSLNPMLAPVLGGYVHQTFGWRAVFLVLAGAGTFFVALMAAGVHETNVRRDPSALQPGAMGRNVARLLSDRAYLAYVLVNALMFGGQFAFISGSPFVLIGVLGVSPSVFGFCFGAVALGIMTGTFLSSRFGTQLGLDRTIFCGTGLGAGAGVVLAALAWSGILSVAAIVAPMYVFAIGLGLTLPNGIAGAIGPFPRMAGLAAAVASFLQMTGSALYSVAVARFDDGTARPMTTAIALAGVTALACFWRLRLRRRRGMLA from the coding sequence ATGACCTGGGTGCGCGTCGAGGTGCTGCTGACCGCGGTGGTCGGGCTGGGCGCTCTGTCCATCGACATGTTCCTGCCCTCGCTGCCCGCGATCGCCACCGCCTTCGCCGCCCCGCCCGCGACGGTGCAGCTCACGGTCACGCTCTTCCTGATGGCTTTCGCGGCGTCGCAGCTCGTCTACGGCCCGCTGTCGGACCGCTTCGGGCGGCGCTGGGTGCTCATCGCCGGCCTGGCCCTCTACGCGGCGGCCGGGCTCGCCTGCGCGCTGGCCTCCTCCATCGGCGTGCTGATCGGCGCGCGCGTGCTCCAGGCGCTCGGCGGCGGGGCCGGGCCGGTGGTCGCCCGCGCGGTCATCCGCGATCTGCACGGGCCCGAGCGCGCGGCGCGCGTCTTCTCCTACATGGCGATGGTCCAGTCGCTGAATCCCATGCTGGCTCCCGTGCTCGGCGGCTACGTGCACCAGACCTTCGGCTGGCGCGCGGTCTTCCTCGTGCTCGCCGGCGCGGGCACGTTCTTCGTGGCCCTGATGGCGGCGGGCGTCCACGAGACCAACGTGCGGCGCGATCCCTCCGCGCTGCAGCCGGGCGCGATGGGCCGCAACGTCGCCCGCCTGCTCTCCGACCGGGCCTACCTCGCCTACGTGCTGGTGAACGCGCTGATGTTCGGCGGCCAGTTCGCGTTCATCTCGGGCTCTCCGTTCGTGCTGATCGGCGTGCTCGGCGTCTCGCCGAGCGTCTTCGGGTTCTGCTTCGGCGCCGTCGCGCTCGGGATCATGACCGGCACCTTCCTGTCGAGCCGCTTCGGGACCCAGCTCGGCCTCGATCGCACGATCTTCTGCGGCACCGGCCTGGGCGCCGGGGCCGGCGTGGTGCTCGCCGCGCTGGCGTGGAGCGGGATCCTGTCGGTCGCGGCGATCGTCGCGCCGATGTACGTCTTCGCCATCGGCCTGGGCCTCACGCTGCCCAACGGCATCGCCGGCGCCATCGGGCCGTTCCCGCGCATGGCCGGCCTCGCCGCCGCGGTGGCCAGCTTCCTTCAGATGACCGGCTCGGCGCTCTACAGCGTGGCGGTCGCCCGCTTCGACGACGGAACCGCGCGGCCGATGACCACCGCCATCGCCCTGGCCGGCGTCACCGCGCTCGCCTGCTTCTGGCGTCTGCGGCTGCGTCGGCGGCGCGGCATGCTAG